In Daphnia pulicaria isolate SC F1-1A chromosome 9, SC_F0-13Bv2, whole genome shotgun sequence, a single genomic region encodes these proteins:
- the LOC124313123 gene encoding SH3 domain-containing protein Dlish-like, whose protein sequence is MAFLCPVRIRRGKKKKADDKDTIRPPGMGRITGSASIETLVRVGIEKENGLSPDSKMIVLHDFTPCVDDELEVKQGNVVNVLYQENDWVYVIGEDQREGFIPHSYCAPYTPHLGEMTLTVKKKLPRDLGIPNATDINNGSAGGPGGGGGGGGGGSTSAGVSGNNGGGEGTNQHNTTINSTRSSFFPPGTLALGDGSDNESYGTKSLMPANSPIQSMHGQQPQQQPSRHVQSSSTQSLNSQLSHPDIHPFFKDPSGRYIVLYTFIARDENDVSVERGEFVTVLNREDPDWYWVVRSDGQEGFVPSAFVYPAEAIQSHVTQACGSPVPAMSNLNNSNNMPTSPTGSDDMRYHGTELVMLYDYKAQAPDDLSVRRGDWVYADLNNQTVDGWLWAFAPKSRKYGFIPKAYARPPAMTSL, encoded by the exons ATGGCTTTCTTGTGTCCAGTGAGGATACGCCgaggcaagaagaaaaaag CTGATGATAAAGACACGATCCGACCGCCAGGAATGGGACGCATCACCGGCAGCGCTTCCATCGAGACGCTGGTCCGCGTCGGAATCGAGAAGGAGAACGGCCTGTCGCCCGACAGCAAAATGATCGTCCTGCACGATTTCACGCCCTGTGTCGACGACGAACTGGAAGTGAAACAAGGAAAC GTGGTGAATGTGCTGTACCAGGAGAACGATTGGGTCTACGTCATTGGCGAGGATCAGCGTGAAGGTTTCATTCCCCATTCGTATTGCGCTCCTTACACGCCGCACCTGGGCGAAATGACGCTGACGGTCAAGAAAAAGTTGCCAAGAGATTTGGGCATTCCCAACGCGACAGACATCAATAACGGCAGCGCAGGCGGtccaggtggtggtggtggtggtggtggaggaggtAGTACGAGCGCCGGAGTGAGTGGAAACAATGGCGGAGGTGAAGGCACCAATCAACACAACACAACCATCAACAGTACCC GCTCGTCGTTCTTCCCACCGGGAACCCTGGCGCTGGGTGATGGATCGGATAATGAGAGCTACGGTACCAAGTCTCTCATGCCGGCCAACAGTCCCATCCAAAGTATGCACGGGCAGCAACCGCAACAACAGCCCAGCCGGCACGTCCAATCCAGTTCCACCCAAAGTCTCAATTCTCAACTTTCTCACCCAGACATTCACCCATTCTTCAAG GATCCGTCTGGGAGGTACATTGTGCTGTACACGTTCATCGCCCGCGATGAAAACGACGTCAGCGTCGAACGGGGTGAATTTGTGACCGTTTTGAATCGTGAAGACCCCGATTGGTATTGGGTGGTTCGCAGTGACGGCCAGGAAGGTTTCGTTCCCAGCGCATTCGTCTATCCGGCCGAAGCCATACAGA GTCACGTGACTCAGGCGTGCGGTAGTCCAGTGCCGGCCATGAGCAAtctcaacaacagcaacaacatgcCCACATCGCCAACGGGATCCGATGACATGCGGTACCACGGAACCGAGTTGGTCATGCTCTACGACTACAAA GCGCAAGCCCCTGACGATCTGTCGGTTCGCAGGGGTGATTG